The Cucurbita pepo subsp. pepo cultivar mu-cu-16 chromosome LG05, ASM280686v2, whole genome shotgun sequence nucleotide sequence tttttttccttaaattttatgatatgatttcGATGTAGGCTGGAAGATTTGATTTTCGAACTAGTTGAGGTTCTcgactttcttttcttaattaatatccGGATTACATCCTCcatttgtattattattactattatatgTTATAGTTTTTGTGAAGAATAtcctcttattttatttttctttcaggaTAGAGTAATGAATTTTGGCCATGCTGTCTATTTCAATTTAGNgtattattattactattgtgtgttataatttttgtgaagaatatcctcttattttatttttctttcagaatAGAGTAATGAATTTTGGCCATGCTGTCTATTTcaatttagaaattagaatCAATAATTAGGATAGGAAGTATCATTACTGGTTgaactttaattatttatttgttaaaatgcATTGAATTGACTTTTAAATTACTATAGAACTCCTAAATATCTTGAGTTTGGTATACAGTAGGACTCCTAAATATCTCGAGTTTGGTATTGTAATCACATGGAAAAGCTCTAATTGATCATGACTTGCTTGCCTTTAGGTTTGCTGCCATGATTGNAATTGACTTTTAAATTACTATAGAACTCCTAAATATCTTGGGTTTGGTATATAGTAGGACTCCTAAATATCTCGAGTTTGGTATTTTAATCACATGGAAAAGCTCTACTTGATCATGACTTGCTTGCCTTTAGGTTTGTTGCCATGATTGTAATTTGGTGGGTATTGAATTTATCCATTACATTATTATTGGAAATGCAAAACTTAATTGACAACCACAACAAAAGGTTAGAAATTATTCAAGATTATTAcatctaattttatatttatattgtgatttattttatttaaatctaataataATCTTGTAAAATAAATTGGATAAATAGTTTAAGAGCTGATTAGAAATGTTAATCAAGACTAttgatattatatattttaactaagTTGAATTATGCctacaaatttatattttcatgaaattttgtatATCTAATGAATTCTATTTATCTAAATTTCCATAAACTCCTTACCATTCcgaattattataaaaaacataatcctcaaaattccaatatTCCAAGAGAATCAAAACGCCCATTCTTTCTATATTTGGGCCTCCAATTCTTGAAGCCGAACACAagtattttcaatttataaaattaaaattcaaaactttaccaaataaaatatttaatacaaattcTACCAAAGTTGCTTGAGGCTTTGGCCAATATCTAAGTTTATAGTTTTCACATTGATAAAATGATTGACCTCCAAAACCCAAAACGCAAAACTCATACCTCATTTGTTTCGTCACATCTTAGTACCCAAAAAGGCCATCAAATTAGGGTGCgactaaaaaaacaataaaaattaattcctCTTAACGAAGTCAAAAAGACAACCTAGATTGTTTGGatttagagaagaaaaaggttAACATACATGcatgttttaaagcttttgcTTACCTTTTACGAGGAAAGAAGAGTTctctttttcatctttctcGTTCTCAAGTCTTCTAAAAACAACTCGATGCCTCTTGTTTTGctttagtcatatcgttacttttaattaaattgattatcttatcctaacaaaaaaaaaaaaaaaaaattaagactaTTAATTTTGTCTAATTAGTCGACATGATAACTAGGGAACGGAGAATTAAGCAATCTCATCCAAATTTTGCATATTAGAAATGGGTCAATTTTAAAAGAGGAATTATTGAGTTGGATAACCCTAAACCATCAAACTAATAATCAAAGTTATTAGGGATTTGGAATATGTGTGTTGGCAATTGGCATCATGATTGTCACGTTGAAGTTATGTTTTTCTATAATgtataatataatgaaatagGGCTTAcgatttttattgattttttttctaatttaaattaattttcttaaaaattaattttaaactggTTTGATGATATAATTGTTCACTTCTATACATGTTATGATGTTTAAGTTTAATCTAACATGAagcttctaattttttttatttattaaatagtgCTTTAAACTATGATAtttaaagatataaaattattagcagaataaaatattcacgattgaaattttataaattttgtattaaaaattataattttatttgaaagtcgataaaaaataagtttttttaatatatctctcctattttgaattaaataatttcaaattaattttgaatttagaaCCTTAAATTTGTCTACAATGGCTAATATAAGGACATTAAttgctttatttatatatatatatatatatgctcatgtaaaatattaaaactatataataataatggcaGACATTTTGGACGGagaaaatttgtgaattatatatattttgtataatatCATTTCCCGAGgttaagaatatattaaaatttcaaattatcttaatatgttgtgttaattgatttttctttcaaaacaattaattattattattttatttattttagaaagtCGTAATTCACCTATAGAAAAACGTGTTAGAAATATATTGAGGTTttcaatgaattaaataatagttAAATAGTTAATctcaatatatttcaattaagttaaaatatactctttttcacaaatttatttataaacattttgatttttatttcaatgtcTAGTAACTGCTTTGTtcagtttattttattatttacttaaaataaaataaaaaaatagtaaatgaaTTTAACTATAACGAATGAAATTGTAACTAAATGAGATTTAAATTACcacaaactaatttaattattaccaCGAAAATGagtttatatcatatcacatattaattcaaacaaaaattgttGGCTTATAATTACCCTTTGGATAAcattctttctattttttttaattttttttagttaaggataactttctttttaataaattaaaattttaacttatataatattaacaaaaatgagaatttatttcttctaattttaaaaattaaattaaattgttataatttgataaaatctcTCCTNTAAAaaaattttttagttaaggataactttctttttaataaattaaaattttaacttatataatattaacaaaaatgagaatttatttcttctaatttaaaaaattaaattaaattgttataatttgataaaatctcTCCTAAATAATCACAAAGATTATTTATGAGTATGAACTATTTATGAAGGAGTTATAAAACTATCagaattatttgaattaaaaaaaaaaaaaagtaaataagcCACAAATTTACCTAAAAGTCTTGtggttttttaatatatatataatataataaaaatatagagagaTAACAagaattaatgaatgaaattattaattgtaTTCCTTTGTAATTTCTACATTAATCGTTCACATAGAAACCAAAATCTGTAAGTTGTATACACATCGGGGAATCCTCAAAAGAGACagaggaaaataatataaaataaaataaaaaccaaattttgtatataattttacatttgGCGACGGATTAAACCATAAACCGAAACCAATGCCATAACCAGAGATCTTTCGATCTGAGAATTTGCATTTAAACTCAACACATCATCTCCCAATACAATTCCATTCGAagaaacttttcttttcgcCTGAAAAACACGccaaaaacaatttcaaactGTTAGAATCTGTTTGGCACGACGGAAAATCAGCCGAGAAAACCAAAGGAAATGATATTCGATTCGATTCGATTCGATTCATTTTCCACACACTCCACTACTAACCTCTGCAACTACTTCTCCATTGATGTTCATTATTCTGAAAGCCAATTTTCCATCCATTTTCACCAACGAAAACCTCTCAAATCCTACAGTAATTTCACAGACCGATTGATTCCTCGATCCTGATCTGTACAATTTCTTCACTCGAAAGCTAGGGCTTGTACTTCTCTCTGANAgacacaataaaataataataaaataataaaataataattaatatttatttgtggAGATTAGAATGTTGTCTTAATATAAGGAAAATGTTGTCTTTTTATCTATCAAATAGGTGCCCACTTAAacctttctatttttaattttaattttatgttttttcttaaaaaaactatcattttttaaatatatatggccataattagccaatgaaaaatgtttttatactaaattatttattaaataaatattaatcatttattagataaatatttgaatctcTAACATTTTAACAGTGTATTGGTAGTATTCGTTAGcgtaaatagaaatttaaagtatataaaaaatgttaaatatttttgtttattttttttcccattgGGCTCAGTTCTCAatactattattttaaatgagaaGGTTaagctttttttaattttttaattaatattatactGTATTTCTGTTTATGGGTTTTTCATCAttcccatttttattatattttatttttaaattaaaggttTCAATTTTGTCAGCTTCCAAGTCTCTTCtttcattataaaaataataaataataattttaaaaaaaaattgtttggcCACTTCATGGTCGTGTTAGCTGATATTCATGTGGATATTAATCTTTCGTTACATTAAAACTATACTTATTTATAACAGGAACCAACGTAATCAGtccattattaattatgacCTAAAAACctggaaataaaaaattacattatatAACTCCAAATTTAtcctatattttaaaattactatgGGCTCTTAAAGCTAGtaatattaattagaatattaaataaaaagtcagtgtgtttaaatattgtttttttaaacttaatctAAATAAGTGTCTTAGTCGAGCTTGTATCGTTTTAGATTATTGTCatgttgatttttatttaagataaaattCTATTCCGACTGTAGTTTTAGATTGAGTcattagatttaattttagatgataattaatcttataatacaaatttagtatataccataaattatataaattaataaattaaatattaatactaaaattaaagatggacaaatcaaatttgatgTAAACAATAGCCCTAGCAAATTCAAGCTTAAATGGtaggaaaattcaaattcgtAATTTTAAGTAATTACTCATAACAATTAGAAAAGTCCATttgtaaactaaaaaatattaattttaattaaaccaTAGATGTGAGATCTGGTGGGAGGAGAACAGagtatggaaacttctctctagcaaacgcgttttaaaaacctcgaagagaaagtccaaaagtccaaagaggatattATAtgttagcagtgggtttgggcggttacaaatggtatcagagccagacaccaggcgatgtactagcgaggaggttgaacCCCATAGGAGGTGGACATAAGGCGGTGTNTGtatttattttgcatttttataatgatgtattaaaaaaaaaaaaaagaacaaaatgatgTATAACAAACGAGAAAGGTATGGAATGACAGacagaataaaataataatagaataataaaataataattaatatttatttgtggAGATTAGAACGTTGTCTTAGTATAAGGAAAATGTTGTCTTTTTATCTATCAAATAGGTGCCCACTTAAacctttctatttttaattttaattttaattttattcttaaaaaactatcattttttaaatatatatggccataattagcccatgaaaaatgtttttatactaaattatttattagataaatatttaaatctctaATCTTTTAATCAAGATCGAAGATACAGTGTATTGATAGTATTCGTTAgcgtaaataaaaatttaaagtatataaaaaatgttaaatatttttgtttattttttccccATTGGGCTCGGTTCTCAatactattattttaaatgagaaGGTTAagcttttttaattttttttaattaatattatactGTATTTCTGTTTATGGGTTTTNTGGATCCCGAAAAGAGGTGAATTGGaggggttccacatcgattggagaaggaaatgagtGTCAACGAGAACGTTGAGCTCttaagggagtggattgtgagattccaggGGGAAGAGCGAaagggaagtccaaagagaacagtaTCGGCTAGCCGTGGACAAGGATATGAtgaaaatcttaattaatgaTGTTgattaaatacataaatatataatgatGTTGATTAAATATGGTGTTAGTGGGAGGCAAAATGAGNataataattaaaaaaaaaaattgtttggcCACTTCATGGTCGTGTTAGCTGATATTCATGTGGACATTAATCTTTCGTTACATTAAAACTATACTTATTTATAACAGGAACCAACGTAATCAGtccattattaattatgacCTAAAAacctgaagaaaaaaaatacattatataacttcaaatttatcctatattttaaaattactatgGGCTCTCAAAGCTAGTAATATTACAGATAgagtataaattttattagaatattaaataaaaagtcagtgtttaaatattgtttttttaaacttaatctAAATAAGTGTCTTAGTCGAGCTCGTATCGTTTTAGATTATTGTCatgttgattttt carries:
- the LOC111794990 gene encoding protein LURP-one-related 4-like, translating into MRWAVNPWFQFSKVPNVEADEENQEIDRKPRNGNPKREEPRREEMKKKLWNGREKETKEMERSTSPSFRVKKLYRSGSRNQSVCEITVGFERFSLVKMDGKLAFRIMNINGEVVAEAKRKVSSNGIVLGDDVLSLNANSQIERSLVMALVSVYGLIRRQM